The Impatiens glandulifera chromosome 8, dImpGla2.1, whole genome shotgun sequence genome includes a window with the following:
- the LOC124911988 gene encoding probable zinc metalloprotease EGY2, chloroplastic produces MNLPSRFGGNTIPLPKLGNSFPYNLPSLSFFIPSPATDNRKCFSSRQFRLRTRQVLSIRRRIICRVTEKETEPDGDSDDADDAEKEQVQEEDRISAEIESFSPVQQQDEEKESITTEMLQSSDGEDIKAQAESQDVENVEVASGSPLPGLKTQQLDESFRIPKETIEILKNQVFGFDTFFVTSQEPYEAGVLFKGNLRGQPAKSYEKISKRMHEKFEDVYKLFLLVNPEDDKPIAVVVPRKTLQPDTTAVPEWFAAGSFGLVTLFTLLLRNVPALQSNLLSTFDNLELVKDGLPGALVTALILGVHEISHILVAKSCGVKLGIPYFIPSWQIGSFGGITRILNIVPKREDLLKIAAAGPLAGFSVGFILFLLGFIIPPADGIGVIVDASVFHESLLVGGIAKLLLGDVLKEGTQLSVNPLLIWAWAGLLINAINSIPAGELDGGRIAFSIWGRKASARLTAVSIGLLGLSSLFNDVAFYWVVLIYILQRGPISPLSEEITEPDNKNVALGILVLVLGLLVCLPYPFPFTVVEELSSF; encoded by the exons ATGAATCTTCCTTCAAGATTTGGCGGGAACACCATTCCATTGCCGAAGCTCGGCAACTCTTTTCCATACAATCTACCTTCCTTATCGTTCTTCATTCCTTCACCAGCGACCGATAACCGGAAATGCTTCAGTTCGCGACAATTTCGTCTTCGAACTAG GCAAGTGCTCTCCATAAGGCGACGAATCATTTGCAGAGTAACGGAGAAAGAGACTGAACCAGACGGCGACAGTGACGATGCCGATGATGCC GAGAAAGAACAAGTACAAGAAGAAGATAGAATTTCAGCTGAAATTGAATCATTTTCACCTGTTCAGCAACAG GATGAAGAAAAAGAATCCATTACAACAGAGATGCTTCAATCCAGTGATGGTGAAGATATTAAAGCTCAAGCTGAATCTCAG GATGTTGAGAATGTTGAAGTTGCTAGTGGATCACCCCTTCCAGGTCTGAAG ACCCAACAACTTGACGAGTCTTTCAGAATACCAAAGGAAACAATAGAGATTCTCAAGAACCAAGTATTTGGATTTGACACCTTTTTTGTGACAAGCCAGGAGCCATATGAG GCAGGTGTACTTTTTAAGGGAAACTTAAGGGGGCAACCAGCTAAAAGTTATGAAAAGATATCTAAGAGGATGCAT GAAAAATTTGAGGATGTCTATAAGCTTTTCCTTTTAGTAAATCCTGAAGATGATAAGCCAATAGCAGTTGTGGTTCCAAGAAAGACTCTGCAGCCAGATACAACTG CCGTACCAGAATGGTTTGCTGCAGGATCTTTTGGATTAGTTACACTATTCACCTTACTTCTGCGAAACGTGCCTGCATTGCAGTCAAACTTGTT ATCAACTTTTGACAATCTTGAATTAGTGAAAGATGGGCTGCCTGGAGCCCTTGTTACTGCACTCATTTTGGGCGTACATGAAATCAGCCACATTTTGGTTGCCAAAAGCTGTGGAGTCAAGCTTGGAATTCCATATTTTATACCTAGCTGGCAG ATAGGTTCCTTTGGAGGTATAACTAGGATTCTAAATATTGTACCCAAACGCGAGGACCTTTTGAAGATTGCTGCTGCAGGTCCACTAGCAGGCTTCTCCGTTggttttattctttttcttttaggTTTCATAATTCCACCTGCTGATGGGATCGGTGTTATAGTTGATGCTTCTGTTTTTCACGAGTCATTGCTTGTCGGCGGAATAG cAAAGCTTCTGTTGGGCGATGTTCTAAAGGAAGGCACTCAATTATCGGTAAACCCATTACTTATATGGGCATGGGCTGGATTACTAATCAATGCCATCAATAGCATCCCTGCTGGGGAACTTGATGGTGGAAGAATTGCTTTTTCCATATGGGGAAGAAAG GCTTCAGCTCGGCTCACAGCAGTTTCCATTGGTCTACTAGGATTGTCATCGTTGTTTAATGACGTTGCATTTTACTGGGTAGTACTTATATACATCTTGCAAAGAGGGCCAATTTCTCCGCTTTCAGAAGAGATTACAGAACCCGATAACAAGAATGTTGCGCTTGGAATACTAGTTTTAGTCCTTGGTCTTCTGGTATGTTTACCATACCCTTTCCCCTTTACAGTTGTTGAAGAACTTTCGAGTTTTTAG